The window tcgggTGTTTCTGTTCTTCTTCACTGCTGGGTTTCTCTGGGCAAACTTCTGTCCTCCCACAATCCTTCACTTCTTAACGGATCTTTTCTCCGGAGTTTtgactctctccttctacttgtctctctctctctctctctctctctctctctctctctctctctctctctctctctctctctctctctctctctctctctctctccatctctctctctctcctctctctctcttcctgtctctctctccctgtcctccctctctcttccgtctctctctccctgtcctctctctctcgctctctctctctccctgtcctctctcattcttcctgtctctcatctGTCCCCTGTCCGtcttgcgtctgtgtgtgtttgtgcgtcgctccgcgtgtgtgtgtgtccgcgggGCCCTGTCTCTTGTCTACCAGGCCGCTTGGACAGTCCGTTCTTCAAGCAGAGCCCCAGCGAACCCAGTACGCCCCCCCTCCGCACCCCGCCCCACACCAGGAAGCAGCCCCGCGCTGCAGCCGGTAGGTACTGACCCAGGCCCAGGCGACCCGGGtctcagagcagagagagagagagaagggaaggagccTAGAGAGAACCCCCACCCACCTTAGACCACTACAGCTCTtccaagaccccccccccacccaccttaGACCACTACAGCtccaacacccccccaccctatgAGCATTGACCTCCAGAGCTCCAAatcccctctcccagacctccAGCCCAGTCAACTCTAGAAAcacttcccctctcctgccacCTCCATGGCTGACCTTGTATTcccgcccacccccccagcctccttctCACCCACACCTGTttacctcacctctccccccccttccccaggaCCCCTTCACCTGGCCCATTCCAACCTGTGCACTCCAACCTAACCTGCAAACTAGCTACGTGTCTAGCCACTTACCACCGAACTAGCTAGATGTCTATTCAACTAACCACCAAGACAGCTATCTAGTGAACGAGACACCAAACTAGCTGGATATATCGTAAACTATCCCCTATACTAGCTTGGCCAATATGGTGAATATGTTAAACTAACCTCATAACTGGCTAAATTTCTAGTGAATTAACCACCGAACTAGCTAGTTTGTGAACGAACTCCTAGTGAACTCACCACCACACCAGCTATCTAGTGAACTATCCACCAAAATAGCTAAATTTCTAGTGATCCAACCACCAAACTAGCTGGATATCTAGTCAACTTAACTTCTACGTATCTGTCTAGTTTTCATCTGGCCTTAGTCTCTCCTTCCTTTATGTGGATGGTGTTCCCTTTGTTGTTCCTATCGGTCCATGTTTTTTAGATGTTGTCTGGTCCGTACCGCTGTAGTTTCGTGTGTTTGGCGTTCTGCATGGTCTCTTAGGTAGAACGTGAGGTTCCTCCCTTCAGGATCTCGCTGGAGGAGAATGGGAACCGCCCAGACCACGGGTGGTTCAGGACACAGTTTTTGGTGTTTATTGGGGGGGAATCTCACTTAGTTTTTTACTTcaatccttctttccttccttccttcccttacCCCTGCTTACCTGATGGAACTCCGTCCAACCTGTACACATACACCTCACGTTTCGCCCTTCCTCCTGACTGAtccgtgagtgtctgtgtgtgtggtgttgtcagTCGTTGTCCTtggtatcgtgtgtgtgtgaacctcaAGGTGACATTTGACCCATGTGACATTGTACTACATTGTTCTGTGTTGCAACGTGTTGTGTGATGGTTGCTCTGGTGAAGCGGGTTAACCTGTCTCAACCGGTTCAAACCAGTCTTAACTGAAACCCGCCAAATCGAGACCCTGTCTTTCAAACATTGCTCACCTGTCGGTCGTCACGTGTCTGTTGTCTTGACGACGCCTGTCCGTTGCAGCGAGTCGCTCCAATTGGAAAACCGTGGTCTTCTGACCTGGCGATACAATCTCCGATTGGCCGGCTGGTATAGGTGCCTCACCGCTGATTGGCTAGCTGCTGTGACGGACAGAAGCTCCACCTTCAGCCTGTGATGTCACTCACGCATACCCCACGTCATGTGACTTCCTGGCAGCGTGTTGTGGTTTTGGACGTCTGACTCATCGTCATTCACGCCCAGTTTGACCAGCCAGTCACGGGTCATttgccttttttttgtttttttttatgtgtttgACAACAGTTTGATTTATCCATCAGGCCGTCATGTGTTGGTCGTCACGGAAACCGTCGCCATCGCAATATCTCTGATCCGTTCATGACATGGTTGTGTTCCTGTTACACTTGTGCTCAGTTGTTGTTTGGTGGCGTTAATGGCGTGTTTGTGGAGTGGTTAAGTTGTGGTTGGTGTGTTGACGTGTTGACGTGACTCCACGCGTGTCATTCCCCTCCTGGCCACCAGATGACGACGATGAAGCGAGCCTCGACCGCGGCATGGCAGCTGTGTCTCCCATCCCCAAAATAGTCACCACCCCCATCCAggaagacaaggaggaggacaggaacgaGTGGggtaagaccacacacacacacacacacttacagtaaaacaaaacaaaaacacacacactggtacaaaaagcacacacacgctcacacacgcacatacagtaggaacagacacacacacgtgtatatagtacgaacaggcacacacacgtgtatatagtaggaacagacacacacatacagtaggaacagacacacacacacattgtaggaacagacacacacgtgtatatagtaggaacagacacacatgtgTATATAgtaggaacagacacacacacatacacacacagtaggaacagacacacacgtgtatatagtaggaacagacacacacacatacacacacagtaggaacagacacacacacacacattgtaggaacagacacacacgtgtatatagtaggaacagacacacacacattcacacacagtaggaacagacacacacgtgtatatagtaggaacagacacacacacatacacacacagtaggaacagacacacatgtgTATATAgtaggaacacacagacacacacaccgcccccaCTTGCCTGCTCTCCCAGGCCTCATTAGCTGAGACAGACGACTGGTCTCTTTCTGGTGGCGTTGCTGTTGTTCCTTCagtgactgtgcgtgtgtgtgtgtgcgcgtgtgtgtgtgcatgtgtgtgtgttaatggctGCGTGTGGCCGTTTTTTAAGTGCTCCAGTGGGTTCCAATGAGCACATAACAAGGGAAGGGCTTTACAGTGAAACCACAGGGTGCTGTCTCACGGTGAAGCTATAATTCATATCATcctgcagtttcaaaaggttgtactttattctctctctctctccctcccccccctcctttactccctttctctctcttgtgttTACTCTGtctcttccacaccctttctccttccctccctgactcctccatctTCATTatccttctatctctcccccttctcaacccccccccccgtctgtcctcctctccctccctccctccctcccccccctccctccctccttccctccctccctccctccctccctccctccctccctccttccctccccccaggctgtGAGCCCAAACAGCGGGCGCCGGTCCAGGAGTCCACTCCCACCAAGCCCGTTCAGAGTGTGGCACCCCGGGCCCGCGACTCCGCCCATGGCGACGATGACTCCTTCTCAGGCGTCCGCGCGCCCggccagcaggagagagacagcttgGTCGACCTATGGGACGGTGGCCCcacccctggccccgccccctcccagtcctcccaaaTCAGGGACACGATGGGTGGCGCTGGCGCCCGCCCCTCTGACCCGCCGCCACCCAGGCCGCAGCCCCTCCTCAGCTTTGACGAGATGGGGGATGCCGCGTTGTGTGGGGGCCCGGGGGGCCCGGAGGAGGACCCTTCCAGTCTGGTGGACCTGGCCGGATCCCACCAGATGACCCTGAGCTACCAGCATGCACTGCAGCACGCCTCGGATGACGGACAGCTGCTCATGACCAATGGGGAGGCCATGTTGAAGGAGGGCACACAGGTTAGCACAGACGATAGGCTGTCTTGACCGCACGCGCTGACATGACTCGGACACTAGGGGGTAGTAATACCATGGTTGTAGACAAACTGCAGATTAGGGTAAAAGTGAAGGAAGATTGTGACAGATATATTTGGAGTTGGAATATTTTTTTGGTTTATTCATGCTggttttcttttgtctttttcttaatgttcctgtctgtctgttggcccacctgtctatctgtgtgtgtgtgtatgtgtgcttgggtCTCTGAAGGCCAGTGAGGGTTACTTCAGCCAATCCCAGGAAGAGGACTTTGATGGTTCTGCTAAACCTACGCCAGTGTTTTATAACAAGCCACCAGGTAggtacacgctacacacactcacacaatatgcatacatacacacactcatacagaaatatggagatacacacacacacttttcattgtgtgtgtgtgtgtgtgagagcagagaTTGACATCACGTGCTGGGACACAGACCCTGTGATGGATGATGATGACTAGACTGAAGATTGGACcaatggtgggaggagggaacTACGCATCATCAAGAAAccgttttttttccccttttctaTAAGTAATAACAAGTCTTGCATCAAAAAACAAAAATTCTGTACAATGTTctagagaagaaaaaaagattgtTAGCCACAGAAAAAGGTTTTTTGAGTTACTGTTAAAGATGCCGTCGGGTTTACAAACTCCTTTTCTTTACACCttaattattttttgtatttattcgaTTTACTCCTGTTGTCGCTATGCAGATAATAGCTGGGAGCAAGGGCGTGTCTTGGTTACAGTCTGTGTATACAGCATTGTAGTGCTTCGCTGTATAGTTAGATCAGACAGGGTAATAATGACCCTTCAATAGGCCTcagtacagccccccccccccccccctctatattTGGGATGAAACAATTGCCCCccactctacccctccctctctcaatcccaGCCCCAGTAACTCTGGACCCCTCACTGTAGTAAACCCCAAATATATACCCACAAATGCATCCCTTAAATCTGTTTTGTGACGTGCCAATTTCACTTTATATGAAATTATGTATTACTGTCGTTTTTAATATTGTGTTGACTCATTCTCCAGGGTGAACGTACTCAAATGAACAGGAGGAAAGATATGTATATTTTGACTACCTATAAAAAGTGTAGTAGAATTGATATTCCGGAACTTTGGATATTAGTGGCAATTGTGATAGTCTGTCTGTATCAGAGTCCATTCGAACCGATAGGCAATAATAACCGTGGTCGAGCCTCTAGTGCACTAGGGATAGGGATCCGGAAGTTCTGGAGTTCCGGTCATGTAGACCTAACGGTGCAGCTTGTCTCATGTTCCGTTTTCTAGCTAGAGAGACGCTCCTCTCGGCTTTGTAACTGTGTGACAGAGGCCTCCTTCTCTAACGTAGTGTTTAGCCAACATGCATAACAGTTTCTCCTTGCTTTCGATGTTTGTTTGCTTTTTAGTTCCGTTGAATTTCTTCGTTCTGTTCGACAGTGTGGTTCTCATTCCTCGCCCGTAGGTGTCGTCAGTTAGACACGATTCGGTTCCCAGTTGTAGCCTACAGCCCCCCGCTAGAGAACGCCGCTGTGTTTCTACACGGTCCTCATTCCACTATCCACGTTAAAACCCTGTCGATCAACTACAACCAAACACATTTGACGGACGAGCTTTGCAAGTTTTTGATATTGATCTAAGACTCGTTACTTTAAGTATTGCAGCTGTACAATGTTTCGATTCAATGGTGCGACATAACCCCAACATGGCATAGAGACTgtcttccttgtcttccttggtTCTGACACCCCTTTTCGCCTGGCTCCACAAATCCCACCGCTTGAGTTCCGCTTCCAAATTCTCTGTTCTCATTCCGATTCTGAGGCACTATGTTTTTTTTAACCTCCGATTTGAATTAGATCAGAATGTCATCTCAGATTTCTGGTAGAATCTAGAACTAGAA is drawn from Osmerus eperlanus unplaced genomic scaffold, fOsmEpe2.1 SCAFFOLD_436, whole genome shotgun sequence and contains these coding sequences:
- the dbn1 gene encoding LOW QUALITY PROTEIN: drebrin (The sequence of the model RefSeq protein was modified relative to this genomic sequence to represent the inferred CDS: deleted 2 bases in 2 codons) gives rise to the protein AADPSYEDPSLEKKESEVEEAKAIIAQRSGNPREFFKLKEKAVSCCVDSTVSPVSIHRTGRLDSPFFKQSPSEPSTPPLRTPPHTRKQPRAAADDDDEASLDRGMAAVSPIPKIVTTPIQEDKEEDRNEWGCEPKQRAPVQESTPTKPVQSVAPRARDSAHGDDDSFSGVRAPGQQERDSLVDLWDGGPTPGPAPSQSSQIRDTMGGAGARPSDPPPPRPQPLLSFDEMGDAALCGGPGGPEEDPSSLVDLAGSHQMTLSYQHALQHASDDGQLLMTNGEAMLKEGTQASEGYFSQSQEEDFDGSAKPTPVFYNKPPEIDITCWDTDPVMDDDD